From Vagococcus jeotgali, one genomic window encodes:
- a CDS encoding DUF1827 family protein produces MKLVNVTNSYATLVSKQLENTDARFVSVYSYGKTLVVHSTADTHIDIILINKSRDIKEFEVAEVLQELIQRQPNDPELQVLRTPGVVEMTLPVPLPKKETEDKDIETTKD; encoded by the coding sequence ATGAAACTAGTCAATGTTACAAATAGTTACGCGACGCTTGTATCAAAACAACTTGAAAACACTGATGCTAGATTTGTAAGTGTGTACTCATATGGAAAAACCTTAGTTGTTCATAGCACAGCTGACACTCATATTGATATTATTCTAATTAATAAATCCCGTGACATTAAGGAATTTGAAGTGGCCGAAGTATTGCAGGAGCTAATACAACGTCAGCCAAATGACCCTGAACTTCAAGTTCTAAGAACACCTGGTGTTGTCGAAATGACATTGCCTGTCCCCCTTCCCAAAAAAGAAACAGAGGATAAGGACATTGAAACAACTAAAGACTAA
- a CDS encoding ISL3 family transposase, with protein sequence MTNHIKKMLRIKDEDLNLTCVEEGKYKGVNTLIITGTYSPKLTACKYCQSHANDADEKKTIVKNGKKEVTIRLESYQNIPTILKLKKQRYFCKNCHQHWTTQCSIVEENCFISRFITFRILELLTQKISMTVIAKICHVSLTTVIRVLKSVEKHLPETLKPRSFPKVLMVDEFRSHATYEDKMSFICANGETGELVDVLPSRRLDKLMNYFNRSPKEKREQVKFLVTDMNAAYFQLTKKIFPCAALVIDRFHIVKHLNQAFNDFRVREMKELIKNHQRSEANKLKVNWKYLLKNQMTVSSSEYKNWRSFPSPKFPPLTESMMIDRLLSFSTDLKEAYGVFQLLTYHFRNKDPDSFFDLLKNA encoded by the coding sequence ATGACTAATCATATCAAAAAAATGTTGCGAATTAAAGATGAAGATTTAAATTTAACTTGTGTTGAAGAAGGAAAATACAAAGGTGTGAACACATTAATTATCACTGGTACCTACTCACCTAAGCTTACGGCCTGTAAGTATTGTCAGTCTCATGCGAACGATGCAGATGAAAAGAAAACCATTGTAAAAAATGGGAAAAAAGAAGTGACAATTCGTTTGGAATCATATCAAAACATTCCAACTATTTTAAAGCTAAAAAAACAACGATATTTTTGTAAAAACTGCCACCAACATTGGACAACTCAATGTTCTATCGTTGAAGAAAATTGTTTTATTAGTCGATTCATAACATTTAGAATACTAGAATTATTAACTCAGAAAATATCAATGACCGTTATCGCTAAGATATGTCATGTATCGCTCACAACCGTTATAAGGGTCCTTAAATCTGTTGAAAAACATTTACCTGAAACGCTTAAACCACGCTCTTTTCCAAAAGTTCTAATGGTTGATGAATTCAGATCTCATGCCACCTATGAAGATAAAATGAGTTTTATTTGTGCCAATGGTGAAACCGGTGAACTGGTTGATGTTCTTCCTAGTCGTAGACTTGATAAACTAATGAATTACTTCAATCGTTCTCCCAAGGAGAAACGAGAACAGGTAAAATTTCTAGTGACAGATATGAATGCGGCTTATTTTCAGTTAACTAAAAAAATCTTTCCTTGTGCAGCTTTAGTCATTGATAGGTTTCATATCGTTAAACACTTAAATCAAGCTTTTAATGACTTTAGAGTCAGGGAAATGAAAGAATTAATAAAGAATCACCAGCGTTCTGAAGCCAATAAGCTAAAAGTAAATTGGAAATACCTATTAAAGAATCAAATGACTGTTTCTAGTTCAGAATATAAAAATTGGAGAAGCTTTCCTTCACCTAAGTTTCCCCCTCTAACAGAATCAATGATGATTGATCGTCTTTTATCATTTTCTACAGACTTAAAAGAAGCCTATGGCGTGTTTCAATTATTAACCTATCACTTTAGAAATAAAGATCCAGACTCATTTTTTGATTTATTAAAGAACGCTTAG
- a CDS encoding CDP-glycerol glycerophosphotransferase family protein, translating to MKINKDSVAFLIEESNLHSIYLKFRQSKKEYKAVDGIISIPFDDIYMLTDGRASILMLQNEAGEEVLFSDELTSFSSEKMLTEQYQDTLISIYPSKEKTLRLLVGELPISHRFIEKVEFIFARQLRDGSVEVAIDLDTLVSHATEGDLFFTFRGSIEKTYVSTTKFEKLSVEDHIFRTRLFFKIRPADMAKVREFDGYSNYFNNIIDLSLMFQLESNYLFARRHRVCLEHDYEEYFVQEHPDILTGVKFYQTMNEKSSIILEDIPLESKECFNLESNMGSSDRLVALFCEYPEKAQDTAFSQFKYMSDELSDQFECWYIIEADSPDLVNLEPYKDQVIFYKEPLHFEKFMQADMIFHSHSSIYANPTKMKKFQDKMEKTFRVFLQHGILGVRDLSYMYAKGDKAFTNLFICSSEREKNIIMNDYFYSEDEIGLTGLSRFDELFNKYQELNQAHANRQKSLLIFPSWRKGENRLSDEKFMDTSFYKEFQSLLNDDTFIDLLKANHVKAKFLLHPNFSHYRHLFTSDYIDTDYDNYILQDELVKNDYLLTDFSSAALDFALLKKPVIYYQFDKNLAEAKKDNNLKAFLPGDIIKSRRRLYRKLKSVFKKKQIKKKHEKKLDNLSLYRDNQARERIVVKAMEGYEKNNICRGSLT from the coding sequence ATGAAAATTAATAAAGATTCCGTTGCCTTTTTAATTGAGGAATCTAACTTACATTCTATTTATTTAAAATTTAGACAATCAAAAAAAGAATACAAAGCAGTAGATGGTATCATTTCAATCCCTTTTGATGATATCTACATGTTAACTGACGGGCGTGCCAGTATTTTAATGCTACAAAATGAAGCTGGCGAGGAAGTATTATTTTCTGATGAGCTGACGTCATTTAGTTCAGAGAAGATGTTGACAGAGCAGTACCAAGATACGCTTATTTCTATCTACCCTTCAAAAGAGAAGACGCTACGTTTACTTGTTGGTGAGCTACCAATTAGTCACCGGTTTATTGAGAAGGTAGAATTTATTTTTGCTAGACAACTTAGAGATGGCTCAGTGGAAGTAGCGATTGATTTAGATACCCTCGTGTCACATGCCACAGAAGGGGATTTATTTTTCACTTTTAGAGGTTCTATTGAAAAAACCTATGTGAGCACAACAAAGTTTGAAAAATTAAGTGTAGAAGACCATATTTTTAGAACGAGACTGTTCTTTAAAATAAGACCTGCTGATATGGCAAAAGTGAGAGAGTTTGATGGCTATTCTAATTATTTCAATAATATTATTGATTTGTCATTGATGTTCCAATTAGAAAGCAATTACTTATTTGCTAGACGACATAGAGTTTGTCTTGAGCATGATTATGAAGAATATTTTGTTCAGGAGCATCCAGATATATTAACTGGTGTGAAATTTTATCAAACTATGAATGAAAAATCATCGATTATCTTAGAAGACATTCCTCTTGAATCGAAAGAGTGTTTTAATTTAGAGTCAAACATGGGATCTAGCGACAGACTTGTGGCGCTATTTTGTGAGTATCCTGAAAAAGCACAAGACACAGCCTTCTCACAATTTAAGTATATGAGTGATGAATTAAGTGATCAGTTTGAGTGTTGGTATATTATTGAAGCTGATTCTCCAGATTTAGTGAATTTAGAGCCATACAAGGACCAAGTGATTTTTTATAAAGAGCCACTTCATTTTGAAAAATTTATGCAAGCAGATATGATTTTTCATTCGCACAGTTCGATATATGCTAATCCAACGAAGATGAAAAAATTCCAAGATAAAATGGAAAAAACATTTAGAGTCTTTTTACAACATGGTATTTTAGGTGTGAGAGATTTATCTTATATGTATGCTAAAGGTGACAAGGCCTTTACTAATTTATTCATTTGTAGTTCTGAAAGAGAAAAAAATATTATTATGAATGATTATTTCTATTCAGAAGACGAAATCGGTTTAACAGGTCTTTCTCGGTTTGACGAGTTATTTAATAAATATCAGGAATTAAATCAGGCACATGCTAATAGACAAAAAAGCCTTCTAATCTTCCCGTCTTGGCGAAAAGGTGAAAATAGATTAAGTGATGAGAAGTTTATGGACACTAGTTTTTATAAAGAGTTTCAAAGTCTATTAAATGATGACACGTTTATTGATTTATTAAAAGCTAATCATGTCAAGGCTAAATTTTTATTACATCCTAACTTTAGTCACTACAGACACTTGTTTACATCTGATTATATTGACACAGATTATGACAATTATATTTTGCAAGATGAATTAGTTAAAAACGATTACTTACTCACAGATTTTTCAAGTGCGGCACTTGATTTTGCTTTGCTTAAAAAACCAGTTATCTACTATCAGTTTGATAAGAATTTAGCTGAAGCTAAAAAAGATAATAATTTAAAAGCTTTTTTACCAGGTGATATTATTAAGTCAAGAAGACGGTTATATCGTAAATTGAAATCAGTCTTCAAGAAAAAGCAGATTAAGAAAAAACATGAGAAAAAATTAGATAACCTATCTCTTTATCGTGATAATCAAGCTAGAGAACGTATTGTTGTTAAAGCTATGGAAGGTTATGAAAAGAATAATATATGTAGAGGTTCTCTAACATAG
- a CDS encoding serine hydrolase — MRQANLNKYVSTINEKTVVYKDEHLTQISNVTLPQYQTYFAKESYVDDTTRKEAVSLFNGEDKLVGYVNKEDLKIADGPQGVYIHNGNYLTINRKTGQTYSDFEGKAKHSFASLYQKTYRAKGQYNHINGSVFYSLYNDKNEWMGYVPESDVSLVNSPWGEAVKTNKYVSIAKGNYDLWRSFNWVSNGKASRYNHKTFIVKEEYHHFNTSTYAALTDSTGTFYGYINDDALKTVSDPQGEYYHYGKYVTISSSSTNLWRDFNWNVKQPASKIVNQTFQARGIYYHVNGEAYFSVYDNKGVWQGYLNANATSLTAEKMKKVQKLLDNKYRTPNMGIYVMSLVDGSTASVNGSQSFVAASTGKLPAMYYSQKMINDKRIDPNKKYKYTDAINQMPYYSYQRDGAGILQGKPYGTSYSIDTMMNWTAKYSDNQGANFLGYYAGRQYDAEMRRDISKIIGRTWVSPFNITAKENALLMEAIYKQNGKLINYMSNTQFDNQRIPKYLPVKVAHKIGDVNSYVHDVAIVYAKEPYVLSVMTKNGISYETISKLSKEVYDILK, encoded by the coding sequence GTGAGACAAGCAAATCTTAACAAATATGTCTCAACCATTAATGAAAAAACAGTCGTATACAAAGATGAGCATTTAACACAAATTTCAAATGTCACACTACCTCAGTATCAAACGTATTTTGCAAAAGAGAGCTACGTGGATGATACTACTAGAAAAGAAGCAGTATCTTTATTTAATGGTGAAGATAAGCTAGTTGGTTATGTGAATAAAGAAGATCTTAAAATAGCTGATGGGCCACAAGGTGTTTATATTCACAATGGTAACTATTTAACTATTAATCGTAAAACAGGTCAAACTTATAGTGATTTTGAGGGGAAAGCGAAACATTCATTTGCCTCTTTATACCAAAAAACTTACCGTGCTAAGGGTCAGTACAATCACATTAATGGCTCAGTGTTTTATTCGCTATACAATGATAAAAATGAGTGGATGGGCTATGTTCCTGAAAGTGACGTGTCTTTAGTAAATAGCCCTTGGGGTGAGGCGGTTAAGACAAATAAATATGTTAGTATCGCTAAAGGAAATTATGACCTGTGGCGCTCGTTTAATTGGGTATCAAACGGTAAAGCTAGTCGTTATAATCATAAAACATTTATAGTAAAAGAAGAGTATCATCATTTTAATACATCAACATATGCTGCACTTACAGATTCAACTGGCACATTTTATGGCTACATTAATGATGATGCCTTAAAAACGGTAAGTGACCCTCAAGGTGAGTATTATCATTATGGTAAGTACGTTACCATCTCATCAAGTAGTACCAATTTATGGCGTGATTTTAATTGGAACGTCAAACAGCCAGCAAGTAAAATCGTTAATCAAACCTTTCAAGCTAGAGGGATTTATTATCATGTGAATGGTGAGGCTTATTTCTCAGTTTATGACAATAAAGGTGTTTGGCAAGGGTATTTAAATGCCAATGCCACATCTCTTACAGCTGAAAAAATGAAGAAGGTCCAAAAATTGTTAGATAATAAATATCGTACGCCAAATATGGGGATTTATGTGATGAGTTTAGTGGATGGCTCTACAGCTTCAGTTAACGGCTCACAATCTTTTGTGGCTGCTAGTACTGGAAAATTACCTGCCATGTATTATTCTCAAAAAATGATTAATGACAAACGAATTGACCCTAATAAAAAGTACAAGTACACAGATGCGATTAACCAAATGCCTTATTACTCTTATCAGCGAGACGGGGCAGGTATTTTGCAAGGTAAACCATATGGTACGAGTTATTCAATTGATACGATGATGAACTGGACGGCAAAATATTCAGATAATCAAGGTGCTAACTTTTTAGGCTATTATGCTGGACGTCAGTATGATGCTGAAATGCGCCGTGATATTAGTAAAATTATCGGTCGTACCTGGGTATCACCATTTAATATCACAGCAAAAGAAAATGCCTTACTTATGGAAGCTATTTACAAACAAAATGGTAAGTTGATTAACTATATGTCAAACACACAATTTGATAATCAGCGTATTCCTAAATATCTACCTGTAAAAGTAGCTCATAAAATTGGTGATGTGAACTCATATGTCCATGACGTGGCAATTGTTTATGCTAAAGAGCCATATGTGTTATCTGTCATGACTAAAAATGGTATTTCTTATGAGACTATTTCTAAGTTGTCTAAAGAAGTATATGATATTTTAAAATAA
- the wecB gene encoding non-hydrolyzing UDP-N-acetylglucosamine 2-epimerase, whose amino-acid sequence MKKVMVIFGTRPEAIKMGPLVQELDKQSDIETVVCVTGQHREMLDQVLPIFHISPKYDLEIMKHKQDLFDVTINILDRLKPILLEEQPDIVLVHGDTTTTYAAGLASFYLGIPVGHIEAGLRTHNIHSPFPEEFNRCSVSLFSEINFAPTNQARDNLLAEGKNPDSVYVTGNTAIDALSTTVKKDYSHPLIKWVGDSRLIVLTAHRRENYGEPMRHMFQAIKRIIDEHEDIKVVYPIHMNPSIRELADDIFVNTDRILMIPPMEVIDFHNLLANSDIILTDSGGIQEEAPSLGKPVLVMRDTTERPEGVAAGTLKLVGTSEEVIYKHFKALLEDEVLYKQMSEASNPYGDGTASKQIVAILKEYLSKS is encoded by the coding sequence ATGAAAAAAGTGATGGTTATTTTTGGTACAAGACCTGAAGCAATAAAAATGGGTCCTCTTGTACAAGAACTTGACAAGCAATCTGATATTGAAACAGTTGTGTGTGTAACTGGTCAGCATCGTGAAATGTTAGACCAAGTGTTACCTATCTTTCATATTTCTCCAAAATATGATTTAGAAATTATGAAACATAAGCAAGACTTATTTGATGTAACGATTAATATTCTTGATAGATTAAAACCGATATTATTAGAGGAGCAGCCTGATATAGTTTTAGTGCATGGTGATACGACAACAACGTATGCTGCTGGGTTAGCTAGTTTTTATTTAGGTATTCCAGTAGGTCATATTGAAGCTGGCCTTCGTACTCATAATATTCACTCACCTTTTCCAGAAGAGTTTAACCGCTGTTCTGTGAGCTTGTTTTCTGAAATTAATTTTGCACCGACAAATCAAGCTCGAGATAATTTATTAGCAGAGGGCAAGAATCCAGATTCAGTTTATGTGACAGGCAACACAGCTATTGATGCGTTATCAACAACTGTTAAAAAAGATTACTCACATCCCTTAATTAAATGGGTAGGTGATAGTCGTCTGATTGTTTTAACAGCACACAGACGTGAAAATTATGGTGAGCCCATGCGTCATATGTTTCAAGCTATTAAGAGAATTATTGATGAACATGAGGATATTAAGGTGGTCTATCCTATTCACATGAACCCTAGTATTAGAGAGCTAGCAGATGATATTTTTGTGAATACTGATCGTATATTAATGATTCCACCAATGGAAGTGATTGATTTTCATAATTTGTTAGCTAATAGTGATATTATTTTAACAGATAGCGGTGGTATTCAAGAAGAAGCCCCTTCTCTTGGAAAACCAGTTCTTGTTATGCGTGATACAACAGAGCGTCCAGAAGGTGTAGCAGCGGGGACTTTAAAATTAGTTGGAACAAGCGAAGAGGTAATTTATAAACATTTTAAAGCCTTGCTTGAAGATGAAGTGTTATATAAACAAATGTCTGAAGCTAGTAATCCTTATGGTGATGGGACAGCCTCGAAACAAATTGTGGCTATCTTAAAAGAATATTTATCAAAGTCATGA
- a CDS encoding right-handed parallel beta-helix repeat-containing protein codes for MELNKYIKLSMLIISVVTAMLITTTRVGASDLSDLKKQYSIETSDEKIINVKDEGVTGDGKTDDTKALQAVLDQIDGDKKSVIYLPEGEYMIKTNDSPSSKEMVQRFVNTDVGLHVKSNTTILMDEKAYLKAIPNEFYSYTVLNLKDASHVNIYGGNIVGDRDEHIDKYSKLRRGDPEYNGETGWGILMVSSQNIVIDSIRISNMWGDGIDLFSTKEATQPNQQIVIKNSTLSNNRRQGISVENVNGLIVTNTLIENTKGTDPSAGINIEPADFKNHSLRSAKNITLTQNHFLNNDDAGVLMYGMGEKIFYDKDESGHQQRAIIDNVKVLDNIFEGNNTNHQNVQDGAWFGAFNGQLMIVGATNVLVKDNKLINPRPLGSMDNGNTKARFEANSYPEAGILIGYSENITIEHNNMPKQNISILNQWSQPGTFAYPNSVGIVVENNTLNDVIKAGEGKNMPEVKEENNGANVTQKTLTFWERIKETMSDLFR; via the coding sequence ATGGAATTAAATAAATATATCAAATTAAGCATGCTGATAATCAGCGTTGTAACAGCTATGTTGATAACTACAACAAGGGTTGGAGCAAGTGATCTTAGTGATTTAAAAAAACAATATTCTATTGAAACAAGTGATGAAAAGATTATTAATGTTAAAGATGAAGGTGTCACAGGAGATGGAAAAACTGATGATACAAAAGCTCTTCAAGCTGTGTTAGATCAAATAGATGGGGATAAAAAAAGTGTTATCTACCTTCCTGAGGGAGAGTACATGATTAAGACCAATGATTCCCCCTCCTCTAAAGAGATGGTCCAACGCTTTGTCAATACTGATGTTGGTCTACACGTGAAGTCTAATACAACGATTTTAATGGATGAGAAAGCTTATTTAAAAGCAATTCCTAATGAATTTTATAGCTATACGGTACTGAATTTAAAGGATGCTAGTCATGTTAATATTTATGGTGGTAACATTGTAGGGGACCGAGACGAGCATATTGATAAGTATTCAAAATTGCGCCGAGGTGATCCTGAGTATAACGGTGAAACTGGCTGGGGTATTTTAATGGTTTCATCTCAAAATATTGTGATTGATAGTATTCGCATTTCTAATATGTGGGGAGATGGGATTGATTTATTTTCAACAAAAGAAGCGACTCAGCCTAACCAGCAAATTGTCATAAAAAATTCAACACTTTCAAATAACCGCAGGCAAGGTATTTCAGTTGAAAATGTAAACGGCTTAATTGTTACCAACACATTAATTGAAAATACTAAAGGAACAGATCCCTCAGCAGGAATTAATATTGAGCCAGCAGATTTTAAAAACCATAGCTTAAGGTCAGCTAAAAACATTACCTTAACACAAAATCATTTTTTAAATAATGATGATGCCGGGGTGTTGATGTATGGCATGGGTGAGAAAATTTTTTATGATAAAGATGAGAGTGGTCACCAGCAGCGAGCGATAATTGATAACGTCAAAGTGTTAGATAACATATTTGAAGGCAATAATACAAATCATCAAAATGTCCAAGACGGAGCCTGGTTTGGAGCTTTTAATGGTCAGCTGATGATTGTTGGGGCAACTAATGTTTTAGTTAAAGATAATAAATTAATCAACCCAAGGCCATTAGGAAGCATGGATAATGGTAATACAAAGGCTAGATTTGAAGCTAATTCATATCCTGAGGCGGGGATACTGATTGGCTATAGTGAGAATATCACCATTGAGCATAACAATATGCCAAAACAAAATATCTCAATTTTAAATCAGTGGTCGCAACCAGGGACCTTTGCATACCCAAATTCTGTTGGGATTGTAGTGGAAAATAATACTTTAAATGACGTGATTAAAGCAGGTGAAGGAAAAAATATGCCTGAGGTTAAAGAAGAAAACAACGGAGCAAATGTCACGCAAAAAACACTGACATTTTGGGAGAGAATCAAAGAAACTATGTCAGATTTATTTAGGTAA
- a CDS encoding RNA polymerase sigma factor — protein sequence MTDEEYLIALLNQDEEALDSLMTEYSTLMWAVASKYLTQNIGGHIQHIEELINDVFIKLWKNPKGFELSRLTSGLEEKTERVSPPWQELIQEGTNWIKTPLKMGSCIC from the coding sequence ATGACAGATGAGGAGTATCTCATTGCATTGCTAAATCAAGATGAAGAAGCTCTAGATTCTTTAATGACAGAATATTCAACCTTAATGTGGGCAGTGGCTTCAAAATATTTAACACAAAATATAGGGGGACATATTCAGCACATCGAGGAGTTAATTAATGATGTCTTTATTAAGCTTTGGAAAAATCCAAAAGGGTTTGAGCTGAGTCGTTTAACAAGTGGGTTGGAAGAAAAAACAGAGCGAGTGAGTCCTCCTTGGCAAGAATTAATCCAAGAAGGGACCAACTGGATTAAGACACCTTTAAAGATGGGCTCCTGCATTTGTTAG
- a CDS encoding peptide chain release factor 3 produces MGFNQQAEVDKRRTFAIISHPDAGKTTITEQLLLFGGAIRNAGTVKGKKSGNFAKSDWMDIEKQRGISVTSSVMQFDFDDKRVNILDTPGHEDFSEDTYRTLMAVDSAVMVIDSAKGIEAQTKKLFQVCRMRGIPIFTFINKLDRDGREPLELLEELEEVLEIDSYPMNWPIGMGKGFEGIYDIYNNRVEVYRPDRFDGERYLELDDEHQLVADHPLSQESIFSQVQDEVELLLEAGNEFSEEKVANGQLTPVFFGSALTNFGVETFLETFLQFAPKPGDHETKAGEKISPYSEDFSGFIFKIQANMNPAHRDRIAFVRICSGSFEKGMDVKLARDEKKIKLNNSTQFMADSRETVVEAVAGDIIGLYDTGNYQIGDTIFTGKDKIEFEDLPQFTPELFMKVTAKNVMKQKSFYKGINQLVQEGAIQLYKTYLTEDFIIGAVGQLQFEVFKHRMLGEYNTEIIMEPMGTKIARWIDPSQLDEKMSSSRNILARDRFDQPLFLFENQFAMRWFSDKYPDVELKTLL; encoded by the coding sequence ATGGGATTCAATCAACAGGCAGAAGTAGATAAAAGAAGAACATTTGCAATTATTTCGCATCCGGATGCTGGTAAAACAACGATTACAGAGCAATTGTTATTATTTGGTGGTGCCATTCGTAATGCAGGAACTGTTAAAGGTAAAAAATCAGGAAATTTTGCTAAATCAGATTGGATGGATATTGAAAAGCAACGTGGTATTTCTGTTACAAGTTCAGTGATGCAGTTTGATTTTGATGATAAACGTGTCAACATATTAGATACACCGGGACATGAGGATTTTTCTGAGGATACGTACCGAACACTTATGGCTGTGGATAGTGCAGTGATGGTGATTGATAGTGCTAAGGGGATTGAAGCACAAACGAAGAAATTATTCCAAGTTTGTCGCATGCGTGGTATTCCGATTTTCACCTTTATCAACAAACTAGATAGAGATGGTCGTGAACCACTTGAATTATTAGAAGAACTAGAAGAAGTTTTAGAGATTGATTCATATCCAATGAATTGGCCGATTGGTATGGGTAAAGGGTTTGAAGGGATTTATGACATTTATAATAACCGAGTAGAAGTTTACCGTCCAGATCGTTTTGACGGAGAGCGTTATTTAGAGTTAGATGATGAGCACCAGTTAGTGGCAGATCACCCACTCAGTCAAGAATCAATATTCTCTCAAGTTCAAGATGAAGTAGAACTACTACTTGAAGCTGGTAATGAATTTAGTGAGGAAAAAGTAGCTAATGGTCAGCTAACACCAGTTTTCTTTGGTTCAGCCTTAACAAATTTTGGGGTGGAAACCTTTTTAGAAACATTTTTACAATTTGCACCAAAACCAGGAGATCATGAAACAAAAGCTGGCGAGAAAATCAGTCCTTATTCTGAAGACTTTTCAGGATTTATCTTTAAAATTCAAGCTAACATGAACCCTGCTCACCGAGATAGAATTGCCTTTGTCCGTATTTGTTCTGGTAGTTTTGAAAAAGGGATGGATGTTAAACTAGCTCGTGATGAGAAAAAAATCAAATTAAATAATTCTACCCAGTTCATGGCAGACTCTCGTGAAACAGTTGTTGAAGCCGTAGCAGGAGATATTATTGGGTTATATGATACAGGAAATTATCAAATTGGAGATACGATTTTTACTGGAAAAGATAAAATTGAATTTGAAGATTTACCTCAATTTACGCCAGAATTATTTATGAAAGTCACAGCTAAAAACGTGATGAAACAAAAATCATTTTATAAAGGGATTAACCAACTTGTTCAAGAAGGGGCTATCCAGTTATATAAAACCTATTTAACAGAAGATTTTATTATTGGAGCTGTTGGTCAACTACAGTTTGAAGTATTTAAACATCGTATGTTAGGTGAGTACAACACAGAGATTATTATGGAGCCAATGGGAACAAAAATAGCACGCTGGATTGATCCATCACAACTTGATGAGAAGATGAGTTCAAGTCGTAATATTTTAGCTCGTGACCGTTTTGACCAGCCGTTATTCTTATTTGAGAATCAATTTGCGATGCGTTGGTTTAGTGATAAGTATCCAGATGTGGAGTTAAAAACGTTATTGTAA